The following are encoded together in the Jaculus jaculus isolate mJacJac1 chromosome 3, mJacJac1.mat.Y.cur, whole genome shotgun sequence genome:
- the Cd3d gene encoding T-cell surface glycoprotein CD3 delta chain isoform X1: MEHSKILAGLMLFAFLPQVSPFKIPVEELEDQVFLNCNTSVSWLEGTVGKHLAKNTSLNLGKRVLDPRGTYLCEGTDDLANEVSTVQIYYRMCQSCVELDSTTLAGIIISDIIATLLLALGVYCFAGHETGRSSGADDTQALLRNEQLYQPLRDHDDGQYSRLGGNWPHNK, translated from the exons ATGGAACATAGCAAGATTCTGGCTGGTTTGATGCTGTTTGCCTTTCTTCCCCAAG TGAGCCCTTTCAAGATACCCGTGGAGGAACTTGAGGACCAAGTGTTTTTAAATTGCAATACCAGTGTTTCGTGGCTAGAGGGAACGGTGGGAAAACACTTAGCAAAAAATACAAGTCTGAACTTGGGAAAACGTGTTCTGGATCCACGAGGAACGTATCTGTGTGAAGGGACAGATGATCTGGCCAATGAAGTATCTACTGTGCAAATATATTATCGAA TGTGCCAAAGCTGTGTGGAGCTGGACTCAACCACCCTGGCTGGCATCATCATCTCTGACATCATTGCCACTCTGCTCCTTGCTTTGGGAGTCTATTGCTTTGCAGGACATGAGACTGGGAGGTCCTCTGGAG CTGATGACACTCAGGCTCTGCTGAGGAATGAACAGCTCTATCAG CCCCTCCGAGATCATGATGATGGTCAGTACAGCCGTCTTGGAGGAAACTGGCCTCACAACAAGTGA
- the Cd3d gene encoding T-cell surface glycoprotein CD3 delta chain isoform X3, whose protein sequence is MEHSKILAGLMLFAFLPQVSPFKIPVEELEDQVFLNCNTSVSWLEGTVGKHLAKNTSLNLGKRVLDPRGTYLCEGTDDLANEVSTVQIYYRTDDTQALLRNEQLYQPLRDHDDGQYSRLGGNWPHNK, encoded by the exons ATGGAACATAGCAAGATTCTGGCTGGTTTGATGCTGTTTGCCTTTCTTCCCCAAG TGAGCCCTTTCAAGATACCCGTGGAGGAACTTGAGGACCAAGTGTTTTTAAATTGCAATACCAGTGTTTCGTGGCTAGAGGGAACGGTGGGAAAACACTTAGCAAAAAATACAAGTCTGAACTTGGGAAAACGTGTTCTGGATCCACGAGGAACGTATCTGTGTGAAGGGACAGATGATCTGGCCAATGAAGTATCTACTGTGCAAATATATTATCGAA CTGATGACACTCAGGCTCTGCTGAGGAATGAACAGCTCTATCAG CCCCTCCGAGATCATGATGATGGTCAGTACAGCCGTCTTGGAGGAAACTGGCCTCACAACAAGTGA
- the Cd3d gene encoding T-cell surface glycoprotein CD3 delta chain isoform X2, with product MEHSKILAGLMLFAFLPQGNPFKIPVEELEDQVFLNCNTSVSWLEGTVGKHLAKNTSLNLGKRVLDPRGTYLCEGTDDLANEVSTVQIYYRMCQSCVELDSTTLAGIIISDIIATLLLALGVYCFAGHETGRSSGADDTQALLRNEQLYQPLRDHDDGQYSRLGGNWPHNK from the exons ATGGAACATAGCAAGATTCTGGCTGGTTTGATGCTGTTTGCCTTTCTTCCCCAAGGTAA CCCTTTCAAGATACCCGTGGAGGAACTTGAGGACCAAGTGTTTTTAAATTGCAATACCAGTGTTTCGTGGCTAGAGGGAACGGTGGGAAAACACTTAGCAAAAAATACAAGTCTGAACTTGGGAAAACGTGTTCTGGATCCACGAGGAACGTATCTGTGTGAAGGGACAGATGATCTGGCCAATGAAGTATCTACTGTGCAAATATATTATCGAA TGTGCCAAAGCTGTGTGGAGCTGGACTCAACCACCCTGGCTGGCATCATCATCTCTGACATCATTGCCACTCTGCTCCTTGCTTTGGGAGTCTATTGCTTTGCAGGACATGAGACTGGGAGGTCCTCTGGAG CTGATGACACTCAGGCTCTGCTGAGGAATGAACAGCTCTATCAG CCCCTCCGAGATCATGATGATGGTCAGTACAGCCGTCTTGGAGGAAACTGGCCTCACAACAAGTGA